The following proteins are co-located in the Nocardioides piscis genome:
- a CDS encoding glycosyltransferase has protein sequence MSQQTTETVTRLLQRQILPIDKDTDVFALYVDLEEAKLDTSRHEVGGSKAAKDLNNAAIRQSTSTGRKLHPDQILSRTALRIPQGQQLSFGSYFNAFPASYWRRWTIVDKVRLTVTLKGRGASVTVYKSMAAGHSQRVDSGTVEGDSGTFEFDLTLIPFVDGGWYWYDVVAGDEDAVVESGEWTAQVPQDRAEHGSVDICITTMNRPDFCAKLLGQLGEDETLRPYLDTVFVMEQGSQPVTESEFFGEAEDLLGERLRVIVQGNLGGSGGYARGQLESVRKGTATYALMMDDDVVCEPEGVVRAVTFGDLAKRPTIVGGHMFSIYSRSRLHSFGEIVQPWRFWWQTRLDGYSDWDLAARNLRSSRWMHKRADVDFNGWFMCLIPRPVLEQIGLSLPLFIKWDDSEFGLRAKEAGFPTVTFPGAAVWHVPWTDKNDGVDWQSYFHQRNRFIAALLHSPYPRGGRMVRESLNHQIKHLASLQYSTAELRHLALEDILAGPQTLHSELPTKLSEINAFRKQFSDAQLHADREDFPPVRRKKPPKKGKSDIEIPSRIGTLVAAGLAPIRQLRPLRPLSREFPEAELPAMDAAWFNLVKYDSVVVSMNDGSSAALYKRDPELYRDLLKRTIEIHRRFSREWPRLAEQYRAALPEITSPEAWEKTFEPWLHESDTSSEPR, from the coding sequence ATGAGCCAGCAGACCACGGAGACCGTGACGCGCCTGCTCCAGCGGCAGATCCTGCCGATCGACAAGGACACCGACGTGTTCGCGCTCTACGTCGACCTCGAGGAGGCCAAGCTCGACACCTCCCGGCACGAGGTCGGCGGCAGCAAGGCCGCCAAGGACCTCAACAACGCGGCGATCCGGCAGTCGACGTCGACCGGACGCAAGCTGCACCCCGACCAGATCCTGTCGCGGACCGCCCTGCGCATCCCCCAGGGCCAGCAGCTCTCCTTCGGCAGCTACTTCAACGCCTTCCCCGCCTCCTACTGGCGGCGCTGGACCATCGTGGACAAGGTCCGGCTGACTGTCACGCTCAAGGGCCGCGGCGCCAGCGTGACCGTCTACAAGTCGATGGCCGCGGGTCACTCCCAGCGGGTCGACTCCGGCACCGTCGAGGGTGACTCCGGGACCTTCGAGTTCGACCTGACGCTCATCCCTTTCGTCGACGGCGGCTGGTACTGGTACGACGTCGTCGCCGGTGACGAGGACGCGGTCGTGGAGTCGGGCGAGTGGACCGCCCAGGTGCCGCAGGACCGGGCCGAGCACGGCAGCGTCGACATCTGCATCACCACGATGAACCGCCCCGACTTCTGCGCCAAGCTGCTGGGCCAGCTGGGTGAGGACGAGACCCTGCGTCCCTATCTCGACACGGTCTTCGTGATGGAGCAGGGCTCCCAGCCGGTCACCGAGTCGGAGTTCTTCGGCGAGGCCGAGGACCTCCTGGGCGAGCGGTTGCGCGTGATCGTCCAGGGCAACCTCGGCGGCTCGGGCGGCTATGCCCGCGGGCAGCTCGAATCGGTGCGCAAGGGTACGGCGACGTACGCCCTGATGATGGACGACGACGTGGTCTGCGAGCCGGAGGGCGTCGTGCGCGCCGTCACGTTCGGCGACCTCGCGAAGCGGCCGACCATCGTCGGTGGCCACATGTTCTCGATCTACTCCCGCTCGCGCCTCCACTCCTTCGGCGAGATCGTCCAGCCGTGGCGCTTCTGGTGGCAGACCCGCCTCGACGGCTACAGCGACTGGGACCTGGCGGCGCGCAACCTGCGCTCGTCCCGGTGGATGCACAAGCGTGCCGACGTGGACTTCAACGGCTGGTTCATGTGCCTGATCCCGCGCCCCGTGCTGGAGCAGATCGGACTGTCGCTGCCCCTGTTCATCAAGTGGGACGACTCCGAGTTCGGCCTCCGCGCCAAGGAGGCCGGGTTCCCGACCGTCACCTTCCCCGGTGCGGCCGTGTGGCACGTGCCGTGGACCGACAAGAACGACGGCGTCGACTGGCAGTCCTACTTCCACCAGCGCAACCGCTTCATCGCGGCGCTGCTCCACTCGCCATACCCCCGTGGTGGACGGATGGTGCGCGAGAGCCTCAACCACCAGATCAAGCACCTGGCGTCCTTGCAGTACTCCACCGCCGAGCTGCGCCACCTCGCCCTCGAGGACATCCTCGCGGGTCCGCAGACGCTGCACAGCGAGCTGCCGACGAAGCTCAGCGAGATCAACGCCTTCCGCAAGCAGTTCAGCGACGCGCAGCTGCACGCCGACCGCGAGGACTTCCCGCCGGTGCGCCGCAAGAAGCCGCCGAAGAAGGGCAAGAGCGACATCGAGATCCCGAGCCGGATCGGCACCCTGGTCGCCGCCGGACTGGCTCCCATCCGCCAGCTGCGGCCGCTGCGGCCGCTGTCTCGGGAGTTCCCCGAGGCCGAGCTGCCGGCGATGGACGCGGCGTGGTTCAACCTCGTGAAATATGACTCGGTGGTCGTGTCGATGAACGACGGTTCGTCGGCTGCGCTCTACAAGCGTGACCCCGAGCTCTACCGCGACCTGCTCAAGCGGACGATCGAGATCCACCGCCGCTTCAGCCGCGAGTGGCCGCGCCTGGCCGAGCAGTACCGCGCGGCCCTGCCCGAGATCACCTCGCCCGAGGCGTGGGAGAAGACGTTCGAGCCCTGGCTGCACGAGTCGGACACCTCGAGCGAGCCTCGATGA
- a CDS encoding ABC transporter permease, which produces MTEPAEQQGSTGSTVVRRSTPEELEALPLVAPSSAGLREVVRRRYLLRMLVRNTIQSRYQGTVLGWVWSYIQPAIRFCLFYFLFQVMIGRGGDEMENFAVHLFSGMVIVHFFTETFNGGTQSLIQNRSLITKLPVPREMFPVSRMLVAAWHTVPMLLILVFVCVLLGWRPDLVGLAAAILGVLLTALLGLSLGLVFSVANVFMRDFGKVAQTLTQFVTFSVPMMYPFTMVQDRFGEPIASYYLFNPMAEAVLLIQRGFWTGTTTDPSATEAVHLPDHLFTRGLIMTGIAMVCVVLAQRLFARLESRVPERL; this is translated from the coding sequence ATGACGGAGCCTGCCGAGCAGCAGGGATCGACCGGCTCGACAGTGGTCCGACGCAGCACCCCCGAGGAGCTGGAGGCGCTGCCCCTGGTCGCTCCCTCCAGTGCCGGCCTGCGCGAGGTCGTGCGCCGGCGCTACCTGCTGCGGATGCTGGTGCGCAACACGATCCAGTCGCGCTACCAGGGCACGGTGCTGGGCTGGGTGTGGAGCTACATCCAGCCGGCCATCCGGTTCTGCCTGTTCTACTTCCTGTTCCAGGTGATGATCGGGCGCGGCGGCGACGAAATGGAGAACTTCGCCGTCCACCTCTTCTCCGGCATGGTCATCGTGCACTTCTTCACCGAGACCTTCAACGGTGGCACCCAGTCGCTGATCCAGAACCGGTCGCTGATCACCAAGCTGCCGGTGCCGCGCGAGATGTTCCCGGTCTCGCGGATGCTGGTGGCGGCCTGGCACACCGTGCCCATGCTCCTGATCCTGGTGTTCGTGTGCGTCCTGCTGGGCTGGAGGCCCGACCTCGTCGGTCTGGCCGCCGCGATCCTCGGAGTCCTGTTGACGGCACTGCTTGGGCTTTCGCTGGGCCTCGTCTTCAGTGTGGCCAACGTCTTCATGCGCGACTTCGGCAAGGTGGCCCAGACCCTGACGCAGTTCGTCACGTTCAGCGTCCCGATGATGTACCCGTTCACGATGGTCCAGGACCGGTTCGGTGAGCCGATCGCCAGCTACTACCTCTTCAACCCCATGGCCGAGGCCGTGCTGCTGATCCAACGTGGCTTCTGGACGGGGACGACGACGGACCCCAGCGCCACCGAGGCGGTCCACCTGCCCGATCACCTCTTCACCCGTGGGCTGATCATGACCGGAATCGCCATGGTGTGCGTAGTGCTGGCCCAGCGACTCTTCGCGCGCCTCGAGTCGCGCGTCCCGGAGCGGCTCTGA
- a CDS encoding ABC transporter ATP-binding protein, which produces MTTMIKVDNATKSFTMSYQRSLKQIAIAKATGRKTHDVFNAVDDVTFSVQEGESIGLMGLNGSGKSTLLKLVSGVMRPDSGSVLTRGRIAGLIATGAGFDPQLSGRDNLYLNAAILGMSKAETQKKFDEIVDFADLGKFLDTEVAYYSSGMKARLGFAVAINVDADIFIADEALAVGDRPFKRKCRKRMDEIVKSGVTMFYVSHAPGSVRSLCSRVLILDHGKLAYDGDVDEGIRFLHYDDDDDDNGKGAKGSTDDGLGADI; this is translated from the coding sequence ATGACCACCATGATCAAGGTGGACAACGCCACCAAGTCGTTCACGATGTCCTACCAGCGCTCGCTGAAGCAGATTGCGATCGCCAAGGCCACGGGCCGCAAGACCCATGACGTCTTCAACGCCGTCGATGACGTGACCTTCTCCGTGCAGGAGGGGGAGTCGATCGGTCTGATGGGCCTCAACGGCTCAGGCAAGTCCACCCTGCTCAAGCTCGTCAGCGGCGTCATGCGTCCCGACTCGGGGTCGGTGCTGACGCGGGGACGCATCGCGGGCCTGATCGCGACGGGCGCCGGCTTCGACCCGCAGCTCTCGGGCCGCGACAACCTCTATCTCAACGCCGCGATCCTGGGCATGTCCAAGGCGGAGACGCAGAAGAAGTTCGACGAGATCGTCGACTTCGCCGACCTCGGCAAGTTCCTCGACACCGAGGTCGCCTACTACAGCTCAGGCATGAAGGCCCGGCTCGGCTTCGCGGTCGCGATCAACGTCGACGCCGACATCTTCATCGCCGACGAGGCGCTGGCCGTGGGCGACCGGCCCTTCAAGCGCAAGTGCCGCAAGCGCATGGACGAGATCGTGAAGTCGGGCGTGACGATGTTCTACGTCTCCCACGCGCCCGGCTCGGTCCGCAGCCTCTGCAGCCGGGTCCTGATCCTCGACCACGGCAAGCTGGCCTACGACGGCGACGTCGACGAGGGCATCCGGTTCCTGCACTACGACGACGATGACGACGACAACGGCAAGGGCGCCAAGGGCTCGACCGACGACGGCCTGGGCGCAGACATCTAG